The following proteins come from a genomic window of Lolium rigidum isolate FL_2022 chromosome 5, APGP_CSIRO_Lrig_0.1, whole genome shotgun sequence:
- the LOC124654603 gene encoding putative pumilio homolog 7, chloroplastic translates to MKLDREMEMLLDEIPLLHHGDLLGCGETATGVADGADADFDFSYLIQELGEMGFVDDEDEDEDENGEFSSFLYPRKASSSPTSNLHFMDAENFVASRPFSTDRRREMSLFDPFPFSSTCFDAAATEDWDFQAVPAVRSRPCKTSRPRKATSPKKCAAAKPSKYESLVGLRGYMYHVAKDQHGCRFLQQRLDDGKREVDFIFNGVARHAVDLMVNPFGNYLMQKLLAVCHEEQRMGIVLTLTKEPLVLVRISLNVHGTRAVQKLIESLRTKEEIQLVVAALRPGFLELIKDPNGNHVVQKCLQSFGADDNKPIFDAAAIYCLDIGMQCHGCCVLQRCIARSTSEHKERLVAAIARNGFELAQDAYGNYVVQYVIELKVAAANASLAQQFEGKYVQLSMQKFSSNVVEKCLKVFKDADKANIILELLAAPHFERLLQHPYANYVVYAALQNSKGALHSALTNAMRPHVELLRTSPYCKRIYSRALLKK, encoded by the exons ATGAAGCTTGACAGGGAGATGGAGATGCTCCTGGACGAGATCCCCCTCCTCCACCACGGCGACCTCCTCGGCTGCGGCGAGACAGCCACCGGGGTGGCCGACGGCGCCGAtgccgacttcgacttctcctacCTCATCCAAGAGCTCGGCGAGATGGGCTTcgtggacgacgaggacgaggacgaagacGAGAACGGTGAATTCTCCAGCTTTCTTTACCCCAGGAAGGCCAGCTCGTCCCCGACGAGCAACCTCCATTTCATGGACGCCGAGAACTTCGTGGCGTCGCGTCCCTTCTCCACCGACAGACGCCGCGAGATGTCCCTTTTCGATCCGTTCCCGTTCTCCAGCACCTGCTTCGACGCCGCCGCGACCGAAGACTGGGACTTTCAGGCGGTGCCGGCGGTGAGGTCCCGGCCGTGCAAGACGTCGAGGCCGAGGAAGGCGACGAGCCCCAAGAAGTGCGCCGCGGCGAAGCCGTCCAAGTACGAGAGCCTCGTCGGGCTGCGCGGGTACATGTACCACGTGGCCAAGGACCAGCACGGATGCCGGTTCCTGCAGCAGCGCCTCGACGACGGCAAGCGCGAGGTCGACTTCATCTTCAACGGCGTCGCACGCCACGCCGTGGACCTCATGGTGAACCCGTTCGGGAACTACCTCATGCAGAAGCTGCTCGCCGTCTGCCACGAAGAGCAGAGGATGGGCATCGTGCTCACGCTCACCAAGGAACCCTTGGTGCTCGTCAGGATCTCCCTGAATGTACATGG GACTAGGGCAGTGCAGAAGCTGATTGAGAGCCTCAGGACAAAGGAGGAGATTCAGCTCGTCGTCGCCGCACTGCGCCCTGGGTTCTTGGAGCTCATCAAGGATCCTAATGGCAACCATGTCGTGCAGAAGTGTCTGCAGTCGTTCGGGGCTGATGATAACAAG CCGATCTTTGATGCTGCTGCGATTTATTGCCTCGATATTGGGATGCAATGCCACGGTTGCTGCGTCCTGCAACGTTGTATTGCGCGTTCGACCAGCGAGCACAAGGAGAGGCTGGTTGCTGCAATTGCTCGGAATGGGTTCGAACTTGCCCAAGATGCCTATGG AAATTATGTTGTTCAGTATGTGATAGAACTAAAGGTTGCTGCTGCAAATGCAAGTCTAGCACAGCAGTTTGAAGGCAAGTACGTCCAGCTCTCCATGCAGAAGTTCAGCAGCAACGTTGTCGAGAAATGCCTCAAGGTTTTCAAGGATGCTGACAAGGCGAATATCATCCTAGAGCTCCTCGCTGCGCCGCACTTCGAGCGGTTGCTTCAGCACCCTTACGCCAACTATGTGGTCTATGCAGCTCTTCAGAATTCCAAG GGCGCTCTCCACTCTGCTCTGACGAACGCCATGCGGCCTCATGTGGAACTACTCAGAACCAGCCCATACTGCAAGAGGATCTACTCTCGAGCTTTACTGAAGAAGTGA
- the LOC124654925 gene encoding cell division cycle 5-like protein isoform X2 produces the protein MRIMIKGGVWKNTEDEILKAAVMKYGKNQWARISSLLVRKSAKQCKARWYEWLDPSIKKTEWTREEDEKLLHLAKLMPTQWRTIAPIVGRTPSQCLERYEKLLDAACAKDENYEPNDDPRKLRPGEIDPNPESKPARPDPVDMDEDEKEMLSEARARLANTRGKKAKRKAREKQLEEARRLASLQKRRELKAAGIDNRHKKRKRKGIDYNAEIPFEKRPPPGFYDTVGEDRPLENVQFPTTIEELEGKRRVDVEAQLRKQDIARNKILQRQDAPAAIMQANKLNDPEAVTRRSKLMLPPPQISDHELEEIAKMGNAGDPALAEELGEGSTATRTLLASYSQTPRLGMTPLRTPQRTPGGKGDAIMMEAENLARLRESQTPLLGGDNPELHPSDFSGVTPRKKEIQTPNPMATPLASPGPGVTPRIGMTPSRDGNSFGLTPKGTPFRDELRINEEVDMQDSAQLELRRQAELRRGLRSGFASIPQPKNEYQLVMPPITEEKEEAEEKIEEDMSDRLARERAEEQARQEALLRKRSKVLQRSLPRPPAASVEILRQSLIKGGENRSTFVPPTSLEQADELINEELLRLLEHDNAKYPLDEQTQREKKKGSKRQANGPALVPEIEGFDEHELKEASSMVEEEIQYLRVAMGHENESFEDFIKSHDACQEDLMFFPTNNSYGLASVAGNADKVSALQNEFEIVKKRMDDEAKKASRLEQKIKLLTQGYQARAAKLGSQIQDTFKQMNTAATELECFQELQKQEQMAGAYRVRNLVEEVDKQKALERTLQSRYGDFLSGYQRIQEQLGEHKRQLKLQEEAMEAERRAKEAIEAEKRAQEEAIEAEKRAKEEAIEAEKRVKEEEAAVQSHAAEEENESKSHSVDEESTQMTVVDEPAGSKDVNGDQMDMDNSDKELVGPIPPVPDTQVDNDEASVQQSASSTQTGDNVTTDDGACDKVDSSKSDGQENANSSMDVDTVSQEEGKNVLVTGVTSTDVGNTVVSSDQAASNEANNSVPE, from the exons ATGAGGATCATGATCAAGGGCGGCGTGTGGAAGAACACGGAGGACGAGATCCTCAAGGCGGCCGTCATGAAGTACGGCAAGAACCAGTGGGCGCGCATCTCCTCGCTGCTCGTCCGCAAGTCCGCCAAGCAGTGCAAGGCCCGCTGGTACGAGTGGCTCGACCCCTCCATCAAGAAG ACTGAGTGGACAAGGGAAGAAGATGAGAAGCTACTCCACCTTGCTAAGCTCATGCCTACGCAATGGAGGACTATTGCACCTATTGTAGGTCGGACGCCATCTCAGTGCCTCGAGCGTTATGAAAAACTGCTTGATGCTGCCTGTGCTAAGGATGAAAATTATGAGCCTAATGATGACCCAAGAAAGTTGCGGCCTGGGGAGATTGATCCAAACCCTGAGTCAAAACCTGCACGTCCAGATCCTGTTGACATGGACGAAGATGAAAAGGAAATGCTTTCCGAGGCAAGGGCTCGCTTAGCTAACACCAGGGGTAAAAAGGCAAAGCGAAAGGCCAGAGAGAAACAACTTGAAGAGGCGAGACGGCTTGCATCACTGCAGAAAAGAAGAGAACTGAAGGCAGCTGGTATTGACAATCGGcacaaaaaaagaaagagaaagggaATTGACTATAATGCTGAGATCCCTTTTGAAAAGAGACCTCCTCCAGGTTTTTATGATACAGTGGGTGAAGACAGGCCACTTGAGAATGTACAGTTTCCAACCACTATTGAGGAGCTTGAAGGGAAGAGAAGAGTGGATGTAGAGGCTCAATTGAGAAAGCAAGACATTGCCAGGAACAAAATTCTGCAGAGGCAGGATGCCCCTGCCGCAATAATGCAAGCAAATAAACTCAATGACCCAGAAGCAGTCACAAGAAGGTCCAAACTAATGCTTCCACCACCCCAAATTTCTGATCATGAATTGGAGGAGATCGCAAAGATGGGTAATGCCGGCGATCCTGCTCTAGCTGAGGAGCTTGGTGAAGGAAGTACTGCTACTAGGACATTGCTTGCAAGTTACTCCCAGACTCCAAGGCTTGGTATGACACCATTGCGAACACCGCAACGAACTCCAGGTGGGAAAGGGGATGCTATTATGATGGAAGCAGAGAATCTTGCACGTCTAAGGGAATCACAAACACCTCTTTTGGGAGGCGATAACCCAGAGCTTCACCCATCAGATTTTTCTGGTGTTACACCACGTAAGAAGGAGATACAAACTCCAAATCCAATGGCAACGCCTCTGGCTAGCCCTGGCCCTGGTGTTACCCCAAGGATTGGCATGACACCCTCCAGAGATGGAAATTCGTTTGGTTTAACTCCAAAAGGTACCCCTTTCCGGGATGAGCTCCGCATAAATGAAGAGGTAGACATGCAGGACAGTGCTCAGCTTGAGCTTCGTAGGCAAGCTGAATTGAGAAGAGGTCTGCGATCTGGTTTTGCTTCAATTCCACAGCCTAAGAATGAGTACCAGCTTGTTATGCCACCAATCacagaggagaaggaagaggccgAAGAGAAAATTGAAGAGGATATGTCAGACAGGTTAGCACGAGAGAGGGCTGAGGAACAAGCAAGGCAGGAGGCATTGCTCAGGAAGAGATCAAAAGTGTTGCAGAGGAGTTTGCCTAGGCCACCTGCTGCTTCTGTGGAGATTCTCCGTCAATCTCTGATTAAAGGTGGAGAAAACAGAAGTACCTTTGTGCCTCCTACATCACTTGAACAAGCTGATGAGCTGATAAATGAGGAGCTCCTTAGGCTCCTTGAGCACGATAATGCTAAATATCCTCTTGATGAACAAACTCaaagagaaaaaaagaaaggGAGTAAGCGTCAGGCAAATGGGCCAGCTTTGGTTCCTGAAATCGAAGGTTTCGATGAGCATGAACTGAAAGAG GCAAGTTCTATGGTTGAGGAGGAGATTCAGTATCTTCGTGTGGCTATGGGCCATGAAAATGAATCTTTTGAGGATTTCATAAAGTCTCATGATGCATGCCAAGAAGACCTTATGTTTTTCCCGACGAATAACAGCTATGGTCTTGCCAGTGTTGCTGGAAATGCTGATAAGGTTTCCGCATTGCAAAACGAGTTTGAAATTGTGAAGAAGAGAATGGATGATGAAGCAAAGAAAGCTTCTCGGCTTGAGCAGAAGATCAAACTGCTGACACAAGGATACCAG GCACGGGCTGCAAAATTGGGGTCGCAGATCCAAGACACCTTCAAGCAGATGAACACCGCAGCAACGGAACTTGAATGCTTCCAAGAGTTGCAGAAACAAGAACAGATGGCTGGTGCCTATCGTGTGAGAAATTTGGTTGAAGAAGTGGATAAACAGAAAGCATTAGAACGTACTCTCCAAAGCCGCTATGGTGATTTCTTGTCTGGTTACCAGAGGATCCAAGAGCAACTTGGGGAGCACAAGAGGCAACTTAAGTTACAGGAGGAAGCAATGGAGGCAGAAAGACGTGCTAAGGAGGCAATAGAGGCAGAAAAACGTGCTCAAGAGGAGGCAATAGAGGCAGAAAAACGTGCTAAAGAGGAG GCAATAGAGGCAGAGAAACGTGTTAAAGAGGAGGAGGCCGCAGTTCAAAGTCATGCTGCCGAGGAAGAAAATGAGAGCAAGAGTCATAGTGTTGATGAGGAATCAACACAGATGACTGTTGTTGATGAACCTGCAGGAAGCAAAGATGTCAATGGGGATCAAATGGATATGGACAATTCAGATAAAGAACTTGTAGGCCCTATTCCTCCGGTACCTGACACTCAAGTGGATAACGATGAGGCTTCAGTTCAACAGAGTGCATCCAGTACTCAGACTGGTGACAATGTTACAACTGATGATGGAGCTTGTGACAAGGTTGACTCATCAAAATCAGATGGTCAGGAGAACGCAAATAGTAGCATGGATGTTGATACTGTCAGTCAGGAAGAGGGAAAGAATGTTCTTGTGACTGGAGTTACAAGTACAGATGTAGGAAACACTGTCGTATCTTCAGATCAAGCTGCCTCGAATGAAGCGAACAATTCTGTTCCCGAATGA
- the LOC124654925 gene encoding cell division cycle 5-like protein isoform X1 has product MRIMIKGGVWKNTEDEILKAAVMKYGKNQWARISSLLVRKSAKQCKARWYEWLDPSIKKTEWTREEDEKLLHLAKLMPTQWRTIAPIVGRTPSQCLERYEKLLDAACAKDENYEPNDDPRKLRPGEIDPNPESKPARPDPVDMDEDEKEMLSEARARLANTRGKKAKRKAREKQLEEARRLASLQKRRELKAAGIDNRHKKRKRKGIDYNAEIPFEKRPPPGFYDTVGEDRPLENVQFPTTIEELEGKRRVDVEAQLRKQDIARNKILQRQDAPAAIMQANKLNDPEAVTRRSKLMLPPPQISDHELEEIAKMGNAGDPALAEELGEGSTATRTLLASYSQTPRLGMTPLRTPQRTPGGKGDAIMMEAENLARLRESQTPLLGGDNPELHPSDFSGVTPRKKEIQTPNPMATPLASPGPGVTPRIGMTPSRDGNSFGLTPKGTPFRDELRINEEVDMQDSAQLELRRQAELRRGLRSGFASIPQPKNEYQLVMPPITEEKEEAEEKIEEDMSDRLARERAEEQARQEALLRKRSKVLQRSLPRPPAASVEILRQSLIKGGENRSTFVPPTSLEQADELINEELLRLLEHDNAKYPLDEQTQREKKKGSKRQANGPALVPEIEGFDEHELKEASSMVEEEIQYLRVAMGHENESFEDFIKSHDACQEDLMFFPTNNSYGLASVAGNADKVSALQNEFEIVKKRMDDEAKKASRLEQKIKLLTQGYQARAAKLGSQIQDTFKQMNTAATELECFQELQKQEQMAGAYRVRNLVEEVDKQKALERTLQSRYGDFLSGYQRIQEQLGEHKRQLKLQEEAMEAERRAKEAIEAEKRAQEEAIEAEKRAKEEAIAAEKRAKEEAIEAEKRVKEEEAAVQSHAAEEENESKSHSVDEESTQMTVVDEPAGSKDVNGDQMDMDNSDKELVGPIPPVPDTQVDNDEASVQQSASSTQTGDNVTTDDGACDKVDSSKSDGQENANSSMDVDTVSQEEGKNVLVTGVTSTDVGNTVVSSDQAASNEANNSVPE; this is encoded by the exons ATGAGGATCATGATCAAGGGCGGCGTGTGGAAGAACACGGAGGACGAGATCCTCAAGGCGGCCGTCATGAAGTACGGCAAGAACCAGTGGGCGCGCATCTCCTCGCTGCTCGTCCGCAAGTCCGCCAAGCAGTGCAAGGCCCGCTGGTACGAGTGGCTCGACCCCTCCATCAAGAAG ACTGAGTGGACAAGGGAAGAAGATGAGAAGCTACTCCACCTTGCTAAGCTCATGCCTACGCAATGGAGGACTATTGCACCTATTGTAGGTCGGACGCCATCTCAGTGCCTCGAGCGTTATGAAAAACTGCTTGATGCTGCCTGTGCTAAGGATGAAAATTATGAGCCTAATGATGACCCAAGAAAGTTGCGGCCTGGGGAGATTGATCCAAACCCTGAGTCAAAACCTGCACGTCCAGATCCTGTTGACATGGACGAAGATGAAAAGGAAATGCTTTCCGAGGCAAGGGCTCGCTTAGCTAACACCAGGGGTAAAAAGGCAAAGCGAAAGGCCAGAGAGAAACAACTTGAAGAGGCGAGACGGCTTGCATCACTGCAGAAAAGAAGAGAACTGAAGGCAGCTGGTATTGACAATCGGcacaaaaaaagaaagagaaagggaATTGACTATAATGCTGAGATCCCTTTTGAAAAGAGACCTCCTCCAGGTTTTTATGATACAGTGGGTGAAGACAGGCCACTTGAGAATGTACAGTTTCCAACCACTATTGAGGAGCTTGAAGGGAAGAGAAGAGTGGATGTAGAGGCTCAATTGAGAAAGCAAGACATTGCCAGGAACAAAATTCTGCAGAGGCAGGATGCCCCTGCCGCAATAATGCAAGCAAATAAACTCAATGACCCAGAAGCAGTCACAAGAAGGTCCAAACTAATGCTTCCACCACCCCAAATTTCTGATCATGAATTGGAGGAGATCGCAAAGATGGGTAATGCCGGCGATCCTGCTCTAGCTGAGGAGCTTGGTGAAGGAAGTACTGCTACTAGGACATTGCTTGCAAGTTACTCCCAGACTCCAAGGCTTGGTATGACACCATTGCGAACACCGCAACGAACTCCAGGTGGGAAAGGGGATGCTATTATGATGGAAGCAGAGAATCTTGCACGTCTAAGGGAATCACAAACACCTCTTTTGGGAGGCGATAACCCAGAGCTTCACCCATCAGATTTTTCTGGTGTTACACCACGTAAGAAGGAGATACAAACTCCAAATCCAATGGCAACGCCTCTGGCTAGCCCTGGCCCTGGTGTTACCCCAAGGATTGGCATGACACCCTCCAGAGATGGAAATTCGTTTGGTTTAACTCCAAAAGGTACCCCTTTCCGGGATGAGCTCCGCATAAATGAAGAGGTAGACATGCAGGACAGTGCTCAGCTTGAGCTTCGTAGGCAAGCTGAATTGAGAAGAGGTCTGCGATCTGGTTTTGCTTCAATTCCACAGCCTAAGAATGAGTACCAGCTTGTTATGCCACCAATCacagaggagaaggaagaggccgAAGAGAAAATTGAAGAGGATATGTCAGACAGGTTAGCACGAGAGAGGGCTGAGGAACAAGCAAGGCAGGAGGCATTGCTCAGGAAGAGATCAAAAGTGTTGCAGAGGAGTTTGCCTAGGCCACCTGCTGCTTCTGTGGAGATTCTCCGTCAATCTCTGATTAAAGGTGGAGAAAACAGAAGTACCTTTGTGCCTCCTACATCACTTGAACAAGCTGATGAGCTGATAAATGAGGAGCTCCTTAGGCTCCTTGAGCACGATAATGCTAAATATCCTCTTGATGAACAAACTCaaagagaaaaaaagaaaggGAGTAAGCGTCAGGCAAATGGGCCAGCTTTGGTTCCTGAAATCGAAGGTTTCGATGAGCATGAACTGAAAGAG GCAAGTTCTATGGTTGAGGAGGAGATTCAGTATCTTCGTGTGGCTATGGGCCATGAAAATGAATCTTTTGAGGATTTCATAAAGTCTCATGATGCATGCCAAGAAGACCTTATGTTTTTCCCGACGAATAACAGCTATGGTCTTGCCAGTGTTGCTGGAAATGCTGATAAGGTTTCCGCATTGCAAAACGAGTTTGAAATTGTGAAGAAGAGAATGGATGATGAAGCAAAGAAAGCTTCTCGGCTTGAGCAGAAGATCAAACTGCTGACACAAGGATACCAG GCACGGGCTGCAAAATTGGGGTCGCAGATCCAAGACACCTTCAAGCAGATGAACACCGCAGCAACGGAACTTGAATGCTTCCAAGAGTTGCAGAAACAAGAACAGATGGCTGGTGCCTATCGTGTGAGAAATTTGGTTGAAGAAGTGGATAAACAGAAAGCATTAGAACGTACTCTCCAAAGCCGCTATGGTGATTTCTTGTCTGGTTACCAGAGGATCCAAGAGCAACTTGGGGAGCACAAGAGGCAACTTAAGTTACAGGAGGAAGCAATGGAGGCAGAAAGACGTGCTAAGGAGGCAATAGAGGCAGAAAAACGTGCTCAAGAGGAGGCAATAGAGGCAGAAAAACGTGCTAAAGAGGAGGCAATAGCGGCAGAGAAACGTGCTAAAGAGGAGGCAATAGAGGCAGAGAAACGTGTTAAAGAGGAGGAGGCCGCAGTTCAAAGTCATGCTGCCGAGGAAGAAAATGAGAGCAAGAGTCATAGTGTTGATGAGGAATCAACACAGATGACTGTTGTTGATGAACCTGCAGGAAGCAAAGATGTCAATGGGGATCAAATGGATATGGACAATTCAGATAAAGAACTTGTAGGCCCTATTCCTCCGGTACCTGACACTCAAGTGGATAACGATGAGGCTTCAGTTCAACAGAGTGCATCCAGTACTCAGACTGGTGACAATGTTACAACTGATGATGGAGCTTGTGACAAGGTTGACTCATCAAAATCAGATGGTCAGGAGAACGCAAATAGTAGCATGGATGTTGATACTGTCAGTCAGGAAGAGGGAAAGAATGTTCTTGTGACTGGAGTTACAAGTACAGATGTAGGAAACACTGTCGTATCTTCAGATCAAGCTGCCTCGAATGAAGCGAACAATTCTGTTCCCGAATGA